From Psychroflexus torquis ATCC 700755, the proteins below share one genomic window:
- a CDS encoding alpha-2-macroglobulin family protein, producing the protein MKKSFLLLSLLLLFQSCSDGTSEDQAAIASKYIQNYTQQPISVASPVEIQLKEKLPQYTTDQKLPSEFIKIEPEVKGDLYIENGNRLRFIPKQKLQPATTYQFNLDLSELYENLPKEDKVFQFKFETIVPDFIIGLQSIQSYDADWQYISAEIEASDVLSLENIKKSISAQQNDSDLDVRFLTTSDANYFELVIDSIYREKDDSKVLISWDGSPVNSKTEGSETFKIPGKDNFKVMDVRIAKAKKPYLEINFSESLDPNQEFLGLVQLNDDTDLKFEVNGNVLNVFPNSKFKGEVTLRVFEGIKAEYGSNLKTEFSESIRFQQLKPQVRLISQGVILPNSSSNPFYFETVNLAAVDLRVVQIYENNVLQFLQDSELNSTSNYYLRDVGRLVAKKTIPLNQDDLNNAGEWQAHAMDLSSIFEVSPGAIYQIEISFRKAYSLYNCGEDEQIGAEKINQIAKEFEKDKEEEYWNKEAWGFRNTTYNWQEQDNACHEAYYNDENFVNGNVMASNLGVLIKKTETGNYFVATTNLLSGSPEAQTKVSFYNQQQQVLGSVETDNDGIAEFKPSQKAFFAIAQNSNNYAYLKLENSNALNLSSFEVGGTKITKGINAFMYTDRGVYRPGDAIQFNFVLDDFANPLPENHPVKLDFFDPQGRLTYSEVKNSSVNGFYHFPLSTDEKDATGSWRIAVNVGAVKFTKFISVATVKPNRLKIELSTTDEPQRLDKSIQLNLSTEWLTGATAKNLKADVKAKFISAEYRFEKLKTFKFSDPVRRFYPQELQVFVGEVNQNGQADIRSNINFNNNPPGMIKANFLTKVFEGGGDFSIDVDEQWYAPYSHFVGLRALTSHQNHRFETDQATNFEVVSVTYKGEIAPRRKVKVYIHQIEWRWWWNRGDDQLSRYEDAEVHKPYKDFELTTDANGKAKFSLNIPEDDRGRYLIRVVDEESQHASGEVVYFFKDWWTIQRTSKEHNLVFTTDKDTYSVGEKAKINFPSMAEAKALLSVENGAEIIHHEWIDAQKGMTDVELTITEAMAPNAYISISLLQKHQNTTNDLPIRLFGVIPIEVENPKRKLQPQLKLPESIRPESTYSIDVSEENGKAMTYTIAIVDEGLLDLTSFTTPDIYEHFNAKQTLGVRTFDVFDDVIGAYGGSLKNVYRIGGGDEAAGKKNRKAERFKPVVTNLGPFYLAAGKSKTHQLRTPNYIGSVKVMLVAGNPEEQSYGSVDKVMKIKQPLMLLTSVPRKLSPGEEVRVPVTIFVMDDKLKSIQVSVKNHDQLQLIGEATQELQVSETGEYLVYFDFKVSDDLRPQKIKIQAKSGNELAYNDVEVDVINPNPVSSTVRKLELKENEQKELELSTFGTPGTNSTRISFSAFPPMNLEKRLHYLTSYPHGCVEQVTSKAFPQLFLSDIVDLDVPQENQLKEQVQKTIQKINRYQAISGGIAYWPGGDPDKWTTNYVGHFMLEAKEKSYQLPFGFLSKWKSYQKEEARKWTETPRESDFVQAYRLYTLVLAGEAEVAAMNRLKNKSDLSSQAKARLALAYARLGQESTAKKLVQEFSNSQISETEYRYTYGSKLRDLAMILETYVSIKDKKMNSLAEEVSQILSSDQWLHTHETAYALLAMSKYIKYKGGKELDFNYQVNGKTTPVNSSKGIYQTNLEVDSASKIQLSVQNNKEGSLFVNILQSGQLPIGEEQASSRNLRVTTQYSDVNKEPIDIKNLKQGTEVTLRLKVVNESNSYLNEVALSQFIPSGWEIIDTQFTDFKSGSFENANHVDVRDDRVYIYFDLKARKSTYFEIKVNASYLGEYYLPGTQVEAMYSGNHFARTQGQWIQVVD; encoded by the coding sequence ATGAAAAAGTCCTTCCTCCTTTTAAGTCTTCTCCTCTTATTCCAATCTTGCTCAGACGGTACTTCTGAAGATCAAGCTGCTATTGCTTCAAAATACATTCAGAATTACACTCAACAGCCTATTTCTGTGGCATCTCCTGTTGAAATTCAGTTGAAAGAAAAGTTGCCTCAATACACTACCGATCAAAAACTTCCATCAGAATTTATAAAAATTGAACCTGAAGTAAAAGGCGATTTGTATATCGAAAATGGAAATCGACTGCGTTTTATTCCGAAACAAAAGCTCCAACCTGCGACAACCTATCAATTCAACCTTGACTTGAGTGAGTTGTATGAAAACTTACCAAAAGAGGACAAGGTGTTTCAGTTTAAGTTTGAAACCATAGTCCCCGATTTTATAATCGGACTCCAATCCATACAATCTTATGATGCCGATTGGCAATATATTTCAGCAGAAATAGAGGCGTCTGATGTGCTTAGTTTAGAAAATATCAAAAAGAGTATTTCTGCACAACAAAACGATAGTGACTTAGATGTTCGGTTTTTAACGACTTCTGATGCCAACTATTTTGAATTGGTCATCGATAGTATTTACCGTGAAAAAGATGATTCCAAAGTTTTGATTTCTTGGGATGGATCACCAGTGAACTCCAAAACTGAGGGAAGTGAAACTTTTAAAATCCCTGGAAAAGATAATTTTAAAGTGATGGACGTTCGCATAGCAAAAGCAAAAAAGCCCTATTTAGAAATTAATTTTTCTGAAAGTTTAGACCCAAATCAAGAGTTTTTAGGTTTGGTTCAATTGAATGATGACACTGATCTAAAATTTGAAGTCAATGGAAATGTGTTAAACGTTTTTCCAAATAGCAAATTCAAAGGTGAGGTCACTTTGAGGGTTTTTGAAGGCATAAAAGCGGAATATGGCAGTAACCTTAAAACTGAATTTTCAGAATCTATCCGCTTTCAGCAACTTAAACCACAGGTAAGGTTGATTTCTCAAGGGGTGATTTTACCGAACAGTTCATCTAACCCCTTTTATTTTGAAACTGTAAACTTAGCCGCTGTGGACTTACGTGTTGTTCAAATTTATGAAAACAACGTACTGCAGTTTTTGCAGGATAGTGAACTCAACTCCACAAGCAACTACTACTTAAGAGATGTAGGTAGATTGGTCGCCAAAAAAACCATTCCGCTTAATCAAGATGACTTAAATAATGCTGGCGAATGGCAGGCTCATGCGATGGATTTGAGTTCCATATTTGAAGTGTCCCCTGGTGCCATTTATCAAATTGAAATCAGTTTCAGAAAAGCCTACAGCCTATACAATTGTGGTGAAGATGAGCAAATAGGTGCTGAAAAAATAAATCAAATTGCCAAAGAATTTGAGAAGGATAAGGAAGAGGAGTATTGGAATAAAGAAGCTTGGGGGTTTAGAAATACAACTTACAATTGGCAAGAACAAGATAATGCGTGTCATGAGGCCTATTACAATGATGAAAATTTTGTAAATGGCAATGTGATGGCCTCCAATTTAGGGGTGTTGATCAAAAAAACAGAAACGGGAAATTACTTTGTAGCCACTACAAACTTACTGTCTGGATCTCCAGAGGCGCAAACAAAGGTTAGCTTTTACAATCAGCAACAGCAGGTTTTAGGAAGTGTAGAAACCGACAATGACGGGATTGCTGAATTTAAGCCCTCTCAAAAAGCATTTTTTGCAATCGCCCAAAATTCAAACAATTACGCTTACTTAAAACTTGAAAATTCGAATGCTTTAAACCTGAGTAGTTTTGAAGTTGGAGGCACCAAAATCACCAAAGGCATTAATGCTTTTATGTACACCGACCGTGGGGTGTATAGACCGGGAGACGCCATTCAGTTCAATTTTGTGCTAGATGATTTTGCCAATCCACTGCCCGAAAATCATCCTGTTAAACTTGATTTTTTTGATCCTCAAGGGAGACTTACGTATTCTGAAGTGAAAAATTCTTCTGTCAATGGTTTTTATCATTTTCCGCTTTCAACAGATGAAAAAGACGCTACTGGAAGCTGGCGGATAGCTGTAAATGTAGGTGCGGTGAAGTTTACAAAATTTATTTCTGTGGCTACAGTAAAGCCCAACCGATTGAAAATTGAATTATCCACGACAGATGAACCTCAACGACTTGACAAAAGTATTCAATTGAACTTATCAACCGAATGGCTAACGGGCGCCACTGCTAAAAATCTAAAAGCGGATGTAAAAGCTAAGTTCATTTCTGCTGAATACCGATTTGAGAAACTAAAAACTTTCAAATTTAGTGATCCTGTAAGACGCTTTTACCCACAAGAATTGCAGGTGTTTGTAGGAGAAGTAAACCAAAATGGACAAGCAGATATCCGCTCAAATATTAATTTCAATAACAATCCACCTGGAATGATCAAGGCTAACTTTTTGACCAAGGTCTTTGAAGGTGGTGGTGATTTTTCAATAGATGTCGATGAACAATGGTACGCCCCTTACTCGCATTTTGTTGGATTAAGAGCCTTAACGTCTCATCAAAATCATCGCTTCGAAACCGACCAAGCGACAAATTTTGAAGTGGTAAGTGTAACTTATAAAGGTGAAATAGCACCTAGGCGGAAAGTAAAGGTTTACATCCATCAAATTGAATGGCGTTGGTGGTGGAATCGTGGAGATGACCAACTTTCCAGATACGAAGATGCTGAAGTACACAAGCCTTATAAGGACTTTGAATTGACTACCGATGCAAATGGAAAAGCTAAATTCAGCTTAAACATTCCTGAAGATGACCGAGGTCGATATTTAATTCGGGTAGTGGATGAAGAAAGCCAGCATGCCAGTGGTGAAGTGGTTTACTTTTTTAAAGATTGGTGGACTATTCAGCGGACCTCTAAAGAGCATAATCTGGTGTTCACCACCGATAAAGACACCTATAGCGTAGGTGAAAAGGCAAAAATCAACTTTCCCTCCATGGCAGAAGCAAAAGCATTGCTAAGCGTCGAAAATGGAGCAGAAATTATTCATCATGAATGGATTGATGCCCAAAAAGGCATGACCGATGTGGAGCTCACTATCACAGAAGCCATGGCTCCAAATGCTTACATCAGCATTTCGTTATTGCAAAAACATCAAAACACAACAAACGATTTACCCATTCGTCTATTTGGAGTTATCCCAATTGAAGTGGAAAACCCAAAACGCAAACTTCAACCTCAACTCAAACTTCCTGAAAGTATTCGACCAGAATCTACTTATAGCATAGACGTTTCAGAAGAGAATGGAAAAGCAATGACCTATACCATCGCCATAGTTGATGAAGGTTTGTTGGATTTGACCAGCTTTACAACACCAGATATTTATGAACATTTTAATGCGAAGCAAACTTTAGGCGTGCGCACCTTCGATGTTTTTGACGATGTGATTGGCGCTTATGGCGGAAGTCTTAAAAACGTGTACAGGATTGGTGGTGGAGATGAAGCAGCAGGGAAGAAAAACAGAAAAGCAGAGCGTTTTAAGCCAGTGGTGACAAATCTAGGCCCTTTCTATTTAGCAGCGGGGAAATCTAAAACACATCAACTGCGCACGCCCAATTACATCGGTTCTGTAAAAGTGATGTTAGTCGCTGGAAATCCAGAGGAACAGAGTTATGGAAGTGTGGATAAAGTGATGAAGATAAAACAGCCCTTGATGCTGCTAACTTCAGTACCGAGGAAATTATCACCTGGAGAAGAAGTAAGAGTTCCTGTCACTATTTTTGTGATGGACGATAAGCTTAAGTCTATCCAAGTAAGTGTAAAAAACCACGACCAACTTCAATTAATTGGTGAGGCGACACAAGAACTCCAAGTTTCTGAAACTGGTGAATATCTAGTGTATTTCGATTTTAAAGTTAGCGATGATTTACGTCCGCAAAAAATTAAGATCCAAGCCAAATCAGGAAATGAACTAGCTTATAACGACGTTGAAGTCGATGTTATTAATCCAAATCCTGTGAGTTCCACTGTTCGCAAACTCGAACTTAAAGAAAATGAACAGAAAGAATTGGAATTAAGCACTTTTGGTACGCCGGGCACAAATTCTACACGTATCAGTTTTAGTGCATTTCCTCCAATGAATTTAGAAAAGAGATTGCATTACTTAACCTCTTATCCGCATGGGTGTGTAGAGCAAGTCACTTCCAAAGCGTTTCCTCAGTTATTTTTATCAGACATTGTCGATTTAGATGTACCACAGGAAAATCAACTGAAGGAACAGGTTCAAAAAACCATTCAGAAGATAAATAGATACCAAGCAATTTCTGGAGGAATCGCCTATTGGCCAGGCGGAGACCCCGACAAATGGACTACCAATTACGTGGGGCATTTCATGTTGGAAGCCAAAGAGAAATCTTATCAATTGCCTTTTGGTTTCCTTTCCAAATGGAAGAGCTACCAAAAAGAAGAGGCTAGAAAATGGACAGAAACACCTAGAGAAAGTGATTTTGTACAAGCCTATCGCTTATACACTTTAGTCTTAGCTGGTGAAGCAGAAGTTGCTGCGATGAATCGCTTGAAAAACAAAAGTGATTTAAGCAGCCAGGCCAAAGCAAGATTGGCGTTAGCTTATGCCAGATTAGGACAAGAGTCTACTGCTAAAAAACTAGTACAAGAATTTAGTAATTCGCAAATAAGCGAAACTGAATACCGATATACGTATGGCTCTAAACTTCGGGACTTAGCTATGATACTGGAAACGTATGTGTCTATAAAAGATAAAAAAATGAACAGCTTAGCTGAAGAAGTGTCCCAGATCCTTTCTTCAGACCAATGGTTGCATACCCATGAAACGGCTTATGCGTTACTCGCCATGTCCAAATACATCAAGTATAAAGGGGGTAAAGAGCTAGATTTTAACTATCAAGTGAATGGAAAGACCACTCCTGTAAACTCTTCAAAAGGAATTTATCAAACCAACTTGGAAGTAGATTCAGCATCAAAAATCCAGCTTTCAGTTCAAAATAATAAAGAAGGGAGTTTGTTTGTCAATATTTTACAATCTGGGCAGTTACCTATCGGTGAGGAACAAGCTTCTTCTAGAAATCTTAGGGTCACCACACAATATTCAGATGTGAATAAAGAGCCTATTGATATTAAAAACCTAAAGCAAGGAACAGAAGTCACGCTAAGACTGAAAGTAGTTAACGAATCGAATTCCTATTTGAATGAGGTAGCACTAAGTCAATTTATCCCAAGTGGTTGGGAAATTATCGATACTCAATTTACCGATTTTAAGAGTGGTAGTTTTGAAAATGCCAATCATGTAGATGTCCGTGATGATCGGGTATATATATACTTTGATTTGAAAGCTAGAAAATCGACTTACTTTGAAATTAAAGTCAATGCGTCTTATCTCGGAGAATACTATTTACCAGGAACTCAAGTTGAAGCCATGTATAGCGGAAATCACTTTGCACGAACTCAAGGACAATGGATTCAAGTTGTGGACTAA
- a CDS encoding HEPN domain-containing protein: MISIECNSAPILAASLSRCFSNVSRVSSLIETYKNSQNEDILRLSIVYLHSTLEDCMRNLIFHYLDSNHSIENINSIPLIGHTNTKRAEKFFLGELIKFKDKSITSLISESIEEFVNRETFNNSNDIARWLDKCKVDKTKVINLLPQINDIISRRHNVVHNSDFSVNRSILSQENKVKHDVENDVVTSIDLKTIEAWISVVSQFFMEIIPSFIPKGGEITMKNI; the protein is encoded by the coding sequence ATGATTTCAATAGAATGTAATTCAGCACCAATCTTAGCTGCAAGTTTGAGTAGATGCTTTTCCAACGTATCACGAGTATCAAGTTTAATTGAGACATATAAAAATTCTCAAAACGAAGATATTCTGAGATTATCTATTGTCTATTTGCATTCAACATTAGAAGATTGTATGAGAAATCTAATCTTCCATTATTTAGATTCTAATCATTCGATAGAAAATATTAATTCAATACCATTGATAGGTCATACAAATACTAAAAGAGCCGAAAAGTTCTTTTTAGGTGAACTAATTAAATTTAAAGATAAGTCCATTACTTCCTTAATTTCAGAATCAATTGAAGAATTTGTAAATCGAGAAACTTTTAACAATTCAAATGACATTGCACGTTGGTTGGACAAGTGCAAAGTGGACAAAACCAAAGTAATAAATTTACTTCCTCAAATTAATGATATCATTTCTAGACGCCATAATGTCGTGCATAATTCTGACTTCTCTGTAAATAGAAGTATTCTTAGCCAGGAAAATAAAGTCAAGCATGATGTAGAAAATGATGTTGTTACTTCGATAGATCTAAAAACGATTGAGGCATGGATTAGTGTTGTTTCGCAGTTTTTTATGGAAATAATTCCTTCGTTTATTCCTAAAGGAGGAGAGATAACAATGAAAAACATATAG
- a CDS encoding bifunctional DNA primase/polymerase, whose product MSEKLKTLATKYKEFGFNVSCITNKPNQYNLNSRSYFKTPSHEWTNLFDSKQEIDDLNRFNWPNSVGIGTFTYWSDLVVIDIDGCNDINFLKQILRQLNLPSDYEWVVQSGSKNGFHIYYLGDQIDECGEDDVVSAFPPKSQFERYVDKIEFLWRTHTVLPPSVHGSGNKYSFLNNEFPKNKPEEIDTETIYDFIDKFLDFNEIQVGTGYGGVLNKISSKIDFVNDFSDDMDITKHLLDDLYLIVDIETSGLPQKTANGTNYPEIIQIAWVVTNKKGLVLKKNSIIIETDFIKENNYSSIVNIDFEVARKVMFPLQHALKKLTEDIKICDYVVSHNTDFDLSILGHYYTKLYGINPLSRKATICTMKSTVNYCKIPNKFGYKFPKLSELYNKLFDYEVKNSHNAEIDVLHTLKCFKKLKSINVF is encoded by the coding sequence ATGAGTGAAAAATTGAAAACTTTAGCAACAAAATATAAGGAATTTGGATTTAATGTTTCTTGCATAACAAATAAACCTAATCAATATAACTTAAATTCAAGAAGTTATTTCAAAACACCCAGTCACGAATGGACAAATTTATTTGATTCAAAACAAGAAATAGATGATCTAAATAGATTTAATTGGCCTAATTCTGTTGGAATAGGTACATTTACTTACTGGAGCGATTTGGTTGTAATAGACATAGATGGTTGTAACGATATAAATTTCTTAAAACAAATTTTACGTCAACTAAATTTACCATCCGATTATGAATGGGTTGTTCAGTCCGGAAGTAAAAACGGATTTCATATTTATTATCTTGGCGACCAAATTGATGAATGCGGAGAAGATGATGTAGTTTCTGCATTTCCGCCTAAATCACAATTTGAAAGATACGTTGACAAAATCGAGTTTTTATGGAGAACACATACCGTCCTTCCGCCTTCTGTTCACGGTTCTGGAAATAAATATTCATTTTTAAATAATGAGTTTCCTAAAAATAAACCCGAAGAAATTGATACAGAAACTATATATGATTTTATTGATAAATTTTTAGATTTTAATGAAATACAAGTCGGTACAGGATATGGTGGAGTGCTGAACAAAATTAGTTCCAAAATTGATTTTGTAAACGATTTTAGTGACGACATGGATATTACAAAACATTTGCTTGACGATTTATATCTGATTGTCGATATAGAAACATCTGGTCTTCCGCAAAAGACGGCTAATGGAACTAATTATCCTGAAATCATACAAATTGCTTGGGTTGTTACGAATAAAAAAGGATTAGTCCTCAAAAAAAACTCAATCATAATTGAGACAGATTTTATTAAAGAAAATAATTATTCCTCAATCGTAAATATAGATTTTGAAGTTGCACGTAAGGTTATGTTTCCTCTACAACACGCACTTAAGAAATTAACAGAGGATATAAAAATATGTGATTACGTAGTTTCACACAATACCGATTTCGATTTAAGTATTTTAGGTCATTATTACACAAAACTTTATGGGATTAATCCACTTTCAAGAAAAGCGACAATATGCACAATGAAATCTACCGTTAACTATTGCAAAATACCTAACAAATTCGGTTACAAATTTCCAAAATTGTCTGAGCTCTACAATAAACTATTTGATTATGAAGTAAAAAATTCTCATAATGCAGAGATTGATGTACTTCATACTCTGAAATGTTTTAAAAAGTTAAAAAGCATAAATGTATTTTGA